Part of the Citrus sinensis cultivar Valencia sweet orange chromosome 2, DVS_A1.0, whole genome shotgun sequence genome, GCAAGGAATTTAGACCATGAAATAtgtgatgatgaaatggaAGAACAAGACGAGACAAGTAGGCCGGtctcaaaatcaaagaaaGTAGCAAAGGAGCACAAGGAGCAATTACAACGGCTCCAGGAAAAGGTTAGAAGTTATGTACtctgaaaaatttttataCGATGGTGCTGGTATATTTGTTAATGAAGTTattgaaaaatgttttctGCAGGACCCTGAATTCTTCAAGTTTCTGCAAGAACATGACAAGGAGCTGCtggaatttgatgatgatgatattgatGTGAGTGTGCAATTAATGTGCAACTTTCAAATGCTTATAATGCATGCCAAACTGATAGCCACATGAAATTTATTGCAATTCTATGCAGGATGATGTTGAAACTGATATGGAAGATGCAGAAATGCAAGAAGATGAGGATGTTGGGCCTGATATGGAGGACGAGGAAGAGAAGCCATCTAAAAATGTTATAACAACTGAGATGGTTGATTCCTGGTGTAATTCAATTAGGGAAAATGGACAATTAGGTGCAGTTCGTTCGCTTATGAAAGCTTTTAGGATTGCCTGCCACTATGGTGATGATGCCGGAGAGGAGTCCTCTGTGAAGTTTCATATCATGTCTAGCAGtgtctttaataaaataatgttatttgtACTAAGTGAAATGGACGGGATTCTTCGAAAGTTGTTGAAACTCCCCAGTTCTGGAGGAAAGAAAGAGACTATTACAGATCTGATGCACACAAAACAGTGGAAGAAATACAATCATTTAGTGAAGTCATATCTGGGAAATTCTCTGCATGTTTTAAATCAAATGACTGACACAGAAATGATATCTTTTACTTTAAGGCGCCTCAAGTTTTCATCCTTATTCTTGGCTGCTTTTCCGAGCCTCCTAAGGAAATATGTTAAGGTATGCACATAGATATGCATCACTTTCTGCAAATTCAACTTTTCTTGGTGGTTCTTTATCTGGAATACCATGCTTTTTGTGTGGGATCTTGATAAGGTGTTAATGTATAAGAACATACTGCATATTTCCTTTGCCTAATGATTAACTCATCCAGTTTGATTATCTTAGTTTGGTTTtacaactatttttattttattaactttttatttataaagtaaTTGCTAAAcgataatttatttctattttcattttttacttattCCAGGCTGCACTTCATTTTTGGGGTACAGGAGGAGGTGCACTCCCTGTTGttgcttttctatttttaagaGACTTGTGCATACGGCTTGGATCTGATTGTTTGGATGACTGCTTCAAAGGGATATACAAAGCCTACATATTAAACTGTCACTTCATAAATGCTGTAAAATTACAGCATATCCAGTTTCTTAGTAATTGCGTTGTAGAACTTCTCGGGGTGGACCTTCCATCTGCATATCAGCATGCCTTTGTTTTCATCCGGCAGCTAGCCATGATCCTGCGGGATGCATTTAATGTGAAAACCAAGGTGATATATTGttttcttctatttcttttctttttaagaattcaaatttttttgttcttaggattttgaattaatataaGTGATCAGTTATTGGGGAGATTTCGTGCTTCTCATCTAGTCTAcaatttagaaaattcttagtttatttttagCACTCTCTACTCAGTAGATTTGAGCTTTTGTTTGTCTCTCCTAGCTTTACCCCTAGTTTGTTGGTCcttgaaatattatttctaaggTAGCTAGATGATTTATCTTTCAATACTGATTGTTATAGTATGCAGTGCATTTAGTAATTAACTTGATATGGTTGATCCACTTTGATTTTCTCATTACTGTTTTGCACCTGagttttttctctctttctttgtAGGAAGCATTCCGAAAGGTTTATGAGTGGAAATTCATAAACTGCCTTGAGCTTTGGACAGGAGCTGTCTGTGCCTACTGCTCAGAAGCTGATATGAAACCCCTTGCTTATCCTTTGACCCAAATAATCTCTGGGGTTGCCCGCCTAGTTCCGACTGCTCGATACTTCCCCCTTAGATTGAGGTGTGTTAGAATGCTTAACAGAATCGCTGCTTCTACCGGTACTTTTATACCAGTTTCTATGCTCCTTCTGGACATGCTGGAGATGAAAGAATTGAATAGGCCCCCCAGTGGAGGTGTTGGCAAAGCTGTTGATTTGCGTACAGTTCTGAAGGTCTCTTTAAGTGCGAATATCTTTCTTTGTCAAATTGTTGCAACATGATTGGTTTTTATATCTGACAGAGAGTTCTCTATGACAGGTAAGTAAGCCTACCCTGAAGACACGAGCTTTCCAGGAGGCATGTGTATATTCTGTTGTTGAAGAGCTAGCTGAACATTTAGCACAATGGAGCTATTCTGTTGCTTTCTTTGAGTTATCATTTATTCCCTCTGTGCGGCTGCGTGACTTTTGCAAATCTACCAAAGTTGAAAGATTCCGAAAAGAAATGAGGCAGCTTATCCGTCAGGTATATTCTTTAGAGTGATTGCCAGATGTTTCATTTATAGAAAAGTCCATCTGAATCGTAAGAGCATTTTTCAATGCTGTAATGTTCTAACTCTTCCATTTTCCAGGTTGATGCTAACTCTGAGTTTACAAATGAGCGTCGTATGTCAATTACTTTTCAACCAAACAATCCTTCGGCCTCATTTTTCCTTGAGGTCTGTACATAGactgttcatttttctttttaccatttatattttcacaCTGTATTTCTGCGCatgcatgattttttttttttttttttgtgcccATATGATGTACTTCTTATATATACTGTATTCAATTATGAGATTAATTAGGATCATAATGTTGGACAGCAAACTTAGccattgtaataaatatatatgactGTAACTTGACCACAAGTTATCTAACCCGATGTTTGCTTTAGCTTTTTGAAATTGCTTGCCTTTTTATGATGTAAAtgtttgttatatttatgt contains:
- the LOC102610858 gene encoding nucleolar complex-associated protein 2 — protein: MGAKNKARNLDHEICDDEMEEQDETSRPVSKSKKVAKEHKEQLQRLQEKDPEFFKFLQEHDKELLEFDDDDIDDDVETDMEDAEMQEDEDVGPDMEDEEEKPSKNVITTEMVDSWCNSIRENGQLGAVRSLMKAFRIACHYGDDAGEESSVKFHIMSSSVFNKIMLFVLSEMDGILRKLLKLPSSGGKKETITDLMHTKQWKKYNHLVKSYLGNSLHVLNQMTDTEMISFTLRRLKFSSLFLAAFPSLLRKYVKAALHFWGTGGGALPVVAFLFLRDLCIRLGSDCLDDCFKGIYKAYILNCHFINAVKLQHIQFLSNCVVELLGVDLPSAYQHAFVFIRQLAMILRDAFNVKTKEAFRKVYEWKFINCLELWTGAVCAYCSEADMKPLAYPLTQIISGVARLVPTARYFPLRLRCVRMLNRIAASTGTFIPVSMLLLDMLEMKELNRPPSGGVGKAVDLRTVLKVSKPTLKTRAFQEACVYSVVEELAEHLAQWSYSVAFFELSFIPSVRLRDFCKSTKVERFRKEMRQLIRQVDANSEFTNERRMSITFQPNNPSASFFLEDEKKAGSSPLSRYVAILRQRARQRNDSLMESSVLVGEKASVFGSKKLPASDEEDDSADEQGATVFSSSSWLPGSASKDKPPKEEKKKKKRRMTQQEVVALEEDIVEDLVLSSDEEDGSMSDAPADEDGSASDVFSSDKDDDLKPVSPREQTKKRKLKNLPKKNVKSHAKQSKKRKRAN